Proteins encoded in a region of the Populus alba chromosome 13, ASM523922v2, whole genome shotgun sequence genome:
- the LOC118053571 gene encoding uncharacterized protein has translation MKKKNQASGSGSGSGDMDDKDQEWDIKKIMKDIEFFSASHMTWKERKELENQKVVSLGGKPPKKQRLPLSVARVQMKKQKEREEKMLEMREQENMVLGRFGGGSGARRTVERRKLEDRVLRSTEGHFKNGILDVKHLLSRAPSRDDGSSSHMVNKGKKHSGKRRDDGSSSDMVTKGKKHSGKKNKGKKKGGGRKRH, from the exons atgaagaagaaaaatcaagcaaGTGGAAGTGGAAGTGGAAGTGGCGACATGGATGACAAGGATCAAGAATGGGACATCAAGAAGATTATGAAAGACATCGAGTTCTTCa GTGCCTCGCATATGACATGGAAAGAGAGGAAAGAATTAGAAAACCAGAAAGTAGTCTCTCTTGGTGGAAAG CCTCCTAAGAAGCAAAGACTACCTTTAAGTGTAGCCCGTGTgcaaatgaagaaacaaaaggaaagagaagagaaaatgcTTGAAATGAGGGAACAAGAG AATATGGTTCTTGGAAGATTTGGAGGTGGTAGTGGTGCTAGACGAACAGTGGAGAGGCGCAAACTTGAGGACAGGGTGCTGAGGTCAACTGAAGGTCATTTTAAAAATGGCATACTTGATGTGAAGCATTTGTTGAGTCGAGCACCATCTAGAGATGATGGTTCTAGCAGTCATATGGTCAACAAAGGGAAGAAGCACAGTGGCAAAAGGAGAGATGATGGTTCTAGCAGTGATATGGTCACCAAAGGGAAGAAGCACAGTGGCAAAAAGaacaagggaaagaaaaaaggtgGTGGGAGGAAGCGCCATTGA